The following is a genomic window from Desulfatiglans sp..
ACCTGTGGGACTTGAATTGATCAAACTCTTCAAAGCTGCCCCTGTCAAGGAAAAGCTCTATCCTCTCCCTTGCGGTGAGCAGCCCCTTTTCCTTGTGTTTCTTGATTCGTTCGGGTCCACCGCCAAGGGCCGCCTGCTCACGCAGCCTGTATAACTCATCCAGTTTGTCTGCCATTTTTAGCCTGCTATTCCAACTTGAAACAGAACTCTGTTAATACCCCGTATGTTGATTTTGGATGCAGGAATGCAATCTGTTTTCCGCCTGCGCCATCAACAGGAACCTTGTTAATAAGTGAACAACCGCTATTTTCCGCCTTTTTTAACTGTGCGTCAATATCATCTGTCTTAAAGGCTATATGATGAACACCCTCTCCGTTTTTTATTATGAATTTCGCAACAGCGCTCTCTTCGGATGTCGGCTCCAGTAATTCAAGATGCACCTCGCCAACCGAGTAAAAGGCCGTTTTAACCTTCTGGGATTCAACAGTCTCAACACCTTCACACTTTAATCCAAGGGTGTTCTCAAAATATTCCCTTGCCTTTTCAATCGACTTTACTGCTATTCCTATATGATCAATCTTCTGTATCATCTCTAACCCCTGTACCGGTATTCGCCAAAAACCTCACGTAAAACATTACATATTTCTCCGAGAGTGGCGTATTCCCTTACAACTGCAAGGATGGGCTCCATCAGATTTGCACTGCCTGAGGCCGCATCTTTGAGCACAGAAAGGGCTTCATTGATCTTTTTATTCTCCCGTTTCGCCTTGAGCTGCCTCAAGCTCTTCACCTGGTTGTCTTCCACCTCCGGGTCTATCTTGAGTACCGGAGGCTTGATACTCTCCCCTGACTGAAACCGGTTAAGCCCGACAATGACCCTCTCTCTCTTTTCGATCTCCTTCTGGTACTCATAGGCAGATGTCTCTATTCGCCCCTGGATAAAACCCTTTTCAATAGCGGCGATTACCCCGCCATTCTTTTCAACCTCTTCCATAAGAAGGGAGACATCTCTCTCTATCTTATCGGTCATATCCTCTATAAAATAAGAGCCTGCAAGGGGGTCGATGGTGTCTGCTGCGCCTGATTCAAAGGCGATAACCTGCTGGGTCCTGAGTGCTGTTCTCACTGAATCCTCTGTAGGAAGCCCGAGCGCCTCATCCTTTGAATTGGTATGCAGGGACTGTGTGCCCCCTAATACAGCGGCAAGGGCCTGTATGGTCACCCTTGCTATATTATTGTCCACCTGCTGTGCGGTAAGGGTATTGCCTGCGGTCTGTGTATGAAACCTCATCATCTGGCTTGAAGGTTCCTTTGCATTAAACCTGTTCTTCATGATCTTTGCCCAGAGCCTTCTTGCTGCCCTGAACTTTGCCACCTCTTCAAGGATGTTTGATGAGGCATTAAAAAAGAATGCAAGTCTCTTTGCAAAGCTGTCCACTGTCAGCCCTGCATCTATTGCAGCCTGAACATAGGTGCATGCGTTTGCAAGAGTAAATGCAACCTCTTCAACCGCAGTGGAGCCAGCCTCCCTGATATGGTAGCCTGATATGGATATTGTATTAAATGATGGAAGATTTCTGCTGCAATACTGGAATATGTCAGTAATGATACGCAGGCTTGGTTTTGGCGGGAATATGTATGTCCCTCGTGCAACATACTCCTTCAGGATATCGTTCTGGATTGTCCCCTGGAGTTTATCAGATGACACACCCTGCTTCTCTCCCAGTGCAATATACATGGCCAGAAGAACAGCCGCAGGCGCGTTTATGGTCATGGAGGTAGAGATCTTGTCCAGCGGAATACCTTTAAAAAGCACCTCCATGTCATAGAGTGAATCTATTGCCACACCAACCTTGCCCACCTCGCCAGCGCTCATAGGGTCATCAGAGTCGTACCCTATCTGGGTTGGAAGATCAAAGGCAATTGAAAGCCCTGTTGTCCCCTGATCAAGCAGGTACCTGAACCTGTTGTTTGTTTCAGCAGCGTTTGAAAAACCTGCATACTGCCTCA
Proteins encoded in this region:
- a CDS encoding methylmalonyl-CoA carboxyltransferase gives rise to the protein MADKLDELYRLREQAALGGGPERIKKHKEKGLLTARERIELFLDRGSFEEFDQFKSHR
- the mce gene encoding methylmalonyl-CoA epimerase, which codes for MIQKIDHIGIAVKSIEKAREYFENTLGLKCEGVETVESQKVKTAFYSVGEVHLELLEPTSEESAVAKFIIKNGEGVHHIAFKTDDIDAQLKKAENSGCSLINKVPVDGAGGKQIAFLHPKSTYGVLTEFCFKLE
- a CDS encoding methylmalonyl-CoA mutase family protein, encoding MGKDKRITEWEEKELAKSLARSPERKEKFSNHGNEEIPRVSFPGNMDDKYLSDIGFPGRYPFTRGVQPTMYRGRLWTMRQYAGFSNAAETNNRFRYLLDQGTTGLSIAFDLPTQIGYDSDDPMSAGEVGKVGVAIDSLYDMEVLFKGIPLDKISTSMTINAPAAVLLAMYIALGEKQGVSSDKLQGTIQNDILKEYVARGTYIFPPKPSLRIITDIFQYCSRNLPSFNTISISGYHIREAGSTAVEEVAFTLANACTYVQAAIDAGLTVDSFAKRLAFFFNASSNILEEVAKFRAARRLWAKIMKNRFNAKEPSSQMMRFHTQTAGNTLTAQQVDNNIARVTIQALAAVLGGTQSLHTNSKDEALGLPTEDSVRTALRTQQVIAFESGAADTIDPLAGSYFIEDMTDKIERDVSLLMEEVEKNGGVIAAIEKGFIQGRIETSAYEYQKEIEKRERVIVGLNRFQSGESIKPPVLKIDPEVEDNQVKSLRQLKAKRENKKINEALSVLKDAASGSANLMEPILAVVREYATLGEICNVLREVFGEYRYRG